One genomic window of Xanthobacter dioxanivorans includes the following:
- a CDS encoding protein-L-isoaspartate O-methyltransferase family protein yields MIDFAELRRGMVDGQVRTNNVTDPRIVAAMLEIPRERFVPPALKSLAYIDDDLVLRPGARPRYLIEPMILARLVQVADVQEHEHVLDVGTGTGYSAAVLARLAQQVVAVEEEADLAATATATLAGLGVANVAVMQGPLTAGWPKEAPYDLILVNGSVDEVPAALFAQLKEGGRLVAVVGHGGAGRACVFTKVAGSISDRVAFNAAVPSLPGFKAAPRFTF; encoded by the coding sequence ATGATCGATTTCGCCGAGCTTCGCCGCGGCATGGTGGACGGGCAGGTCCGCACCAACAACGTCACCGACCCCCGCATCGTCGCCGCCATGCTGGAGATCCCGCGCGAGCGCTTCGTGCCGCCGGCGCTGAAGTCCCTCGCCTATATCGACGACGATCTCGTGCTGCGGCCGGGCGCGCGGCCGCGCTACCTCATCGAGCCCATGATCCTCGCCCGCCTCGTGCAGGTCGCCGACGTGCAGGAGCATGAGCACGTGCTCGACGTGGGCACCGGCACCGGCTACTCGGCCGCCGTCCTCGCCCGCCTCGCCCAGCAGGTGGTGGCGGTGGAGGAGGAGGCCGACCTCGCCGCGACGGCGACCGCGACCCTTGCCGGGCTCGGCGTCGCGAACGTCGCGGTCATGCAGGGCCCGCTCACCGCCGGCTGGCCGAAGGAAGCGCCCTACGACCTGATTCTCGTCAACGGCTCCGTGGACGAGGTTCCCGCCGCCCTGTTCGCCCAGCTCAAGGAGGGCGGGCGCCTGGTCGCGGTGGTTGGCCATGGCGGCGCCGGCCGGGCATGCGTCTTCACCAAAGTGGCCGGATCCATCAGCGACCGCGTCGCGTTCAACGCCGCCGTGCCCTCGCTTCCCGGCTTCAAGGCAGCGCCGCGCTTCACTTTCTGA
- a CDS encoding recombinase family protein: MNAKATPALASPGHAALYLRVSTGRQAEHDLSIPDQRRQLQAYCQAKGIAVAAEFVEPGASATDDRRPEFQRMMDAGAQKPAPFNFIIVHSFSRFFRDQFQLEFYVRRLAKNGIRLTSVTQDLGDDPMSVMMRQIMALFDEYQSKENAKHTLRAMRENARQGYWNGSRPPFGYKIVAAEQRGARTKKKIEPDPAQVETVQLMFRLARIGADDGPMGSRQIADYLNARGIRTQTGGRWGVGAVHQILTRETYIGRHRFNVSGKRKGEQKSEDEIVDVAVEPIIDEEEFAEVQAVMRSRSPQLKAPRFVTAGTLLGGVCFCADCGGAMTLRTSGKGDQYRYYTCCTTARQGKTACRGRTIPMDELDTIVVSHLEERLLAPERLEELLAGLLKRREEHAEHLKGRIAELRKQAADAEAKLTRLYEAIENGLAEMDDSNLKGRIVELKRIRDAARADADRAENRGEGDDNRLTPELLRRFGVEARKKIRDREGGFRRHHLQALVQRVEVGADEIRIGGSKPRLLQTLVASGGNYGVETAAHGVRSFVPNWLPEQDSNLRPFD; the protein is encoded by the coding sequence ATGAACGCCAAAGCGACCCCCGCCTTGGCATCGCCGGGGCATGCCGCGCTCTATCTGCGTGTTTCGACCGGCCGGCAGGCCGAACACGATCTTTCGATTCCGGACCAGCGCCGCCAACTTCAGGCCTATTGCCAAGCAAAGGGCATCGCCGTCGCCGCCGAGTTTGTTGAGCCGGGCGCATCGGCGACGGACGACCGGCGGCCTGAGTTTCAGCGGATGATGGATGCCGGAGCGCAGAAGCCTGCCCCGTTCAACTTCATCATCGTCCATTCCTTCTCGCGCTTCTTTCGCGATCAGTTTCAGCTCGAATTCTACGTCCGGCGACTGGCGAAGAACGGTATCCGTCTGACGTCCGTCACGCAGGATCTGGGCGACGATCCGATGAGCGTGATGATGCGTCAGATCATGGCGTTGTTCGACGAATACCAGTCGAAGGAGAACGCCAAGCACACGCTCCGGGCCATGCGGGAGAACGCCCGTCAGGGTTATTGGAACGGCTCGCGGCCACCCTTCGGCTACAAGATCGTAGCGGCAGAGCAACGAGGGGCGAGGACCAAGAAGAAGATCGAGCCCGATCCGGCACAGGTTGAGACCGTCCAGCTCATGTTCCGTCTCGCCCGGATCGGCGCCGACGACGGTCCAATGGGGTCCCGCCAGATCGCCGACTACCTGAACGCGCGCGGTATCCGGACGCAGACCGGCGGACGCTGGGGCGTCGGGGCGGTCCACCAAATCCTGACCAGGGAGACCTACATCGGCCGCCATCGCTTCAACGTCTCGGGCAAGCGTAAGGGAGAGCAGAAGTCGGAAGACGAGATCGTCGACGTGGCGGTCGAGCCGATCATCGACGAGGAGGAATTCGCTGAAGTTCAGGCGGTCATGCGGTCGCGCAGTCCGCAACTGAAGGCCCCGCGGTTCGTAACGGCCGGGACGCTCCTGGGCGGCGTGTGCTTCTGTGCCGATTGCGGGGGAGCCATGACGCTCCGCACCTCCGGCAAGGGGGACCAATACCGCTACTACACCTGCTGCACGACGGCACGGCAGGGGAAGACGGCGTGCCGCGGCCGCACGATCCCGATGGACGAGCTGGACACGATCGTAGTGTCGCATCTGGAGGAGCGACTTCTTGCTCCCGAGCGGCTTGAGGAGCTGCTCGCTGGCCTGCTTAAGCGCAGGGAGGAGCACGCTGAACACCTGAAGGGTCGGATCGCCGAGCTGAGGAAGCAGGCTGCGGACGCGGAAGCCAAGCTGACTCGGCTGTATGAGGCCATTGAGAATGGTCTCGCTGAAATGGACGATTCCAACCTCAAGGGACGGATTGTCGAGTTGAAGCGGATCCGTGACGCGGCGCGGGCCGATGCGGACCGGGCCGAAAACCGTGGAGAGGGCGACGACAATCGACTGACGCCGGAGCTGCTGCGTCGGTTCGGCGTCGAGGCTCGTAAGAAGATCAGGGATCGAGAGGGCGGTTTCCGGCGTCACCATCTCCAGGCGCTAGTGCAGAGGGTGGAGGTCGGAGCCGACGAAATTCGGATCGGGGGATCGAAGCCAAGGCTCCTCCAGACGCTTGTGGCGTCTGGAGGAAACTATGGAGTGGAAACTGCGGCGCACGGCGTTCGCAGTTTCGTTCCGAATTGGCTCCCTGAGCAGGACTCGAACCTGCGACCATTCGATTAA
- a CDS encoding valine--tRNA ligase, whose product MLEKVFDPAAVEERIAQAWDEAGAFRCGRPERKDAEGFSIVIPPPNVTGSLHMGHALNNTLQDVLARFERMRGKDVLWQPGTDHAGIATQMVVERQLMQQQLPGRRDMGRAAFIEKVWAWKAESGGTIVNQLKKLGASCDWSRERFTMDEGLSRAVLKVFVQLYREGLIYKDKRLVNWDPKLITAISDLEVVQVEMKGNLWHLRYPIEGEKDRFITVATTRPETMLGDTAVAVHPEDERYRDLIGKNVILPLVGRRIPIVADAYSDPEKGSGAVKITPAHDFNDFEVGRRHSLPMINVLDAEARIDATGIRDDYAERAEAYVDDPDASGLLTQFQGLDRFAARKQIVELLTGLELLEKIEPHQNMVPHGDRSNVVIEPWLTDQWYVDAKTLAQPALAAVREGRTTFVPKNWEKTYFEWLENIQPWCISRQLWWGHQIPAWYDPFGNVFVAEDEDEAFEQALAHNVGNESLSTEEAEALMADADRRAQFLTRDEDVLDTWFSSALWPFSTMGWPDETAELKKFYPTSVLVTGFDIIFFWVARMMMMGLHFMDGEVPFKDVYIHALVRDEKGAKMSKSKGNVIDPLDLVEKYGADALRFTLAAMAAQGRDIKLATSRVEGYRNFATKLWNAVRFAQMNGCARVEGFDPAKVEGTLNRWIIGEATRATSEVSEAILNYRFNEAAGAVYRFLWNVVCDWHLELAKPLLSGPDGAAKDETRATTAYVLDVAMALLHPFMPFLTEELWAETGKDGPARTSLLALASWPDLSGLEAPDAEAEVGWVVDLVTEIRSVRAEMNVPAGAQVPLVLVEPGAETRARAAAWDDAIRRLARLSQVTIADTVPGESVQMVVRGEVAALPLAGVVDLAAELTRLRKEEGKLDQEVARIDAKLGNESFVARAPEEVVEAEREKRDEYLLRKEKVRAAIAQLSGGAA is encoded by the coding sequence ATGCTGGAAAAAGTCTTCGATCCCGCCGCCGTTGAAGAGCGCATCGCGCAAGCCTGGGACGAGGCCGGCGCGTTCCGCTGCGGCCGTCCCGAGCGCAAGGACGCGGAAGGCTTCTCCATCGTCATTCCGCCGCCGAACGTCACCGGCTCCCTGCACATGGGCCATGCGCTCAACAACACGCTGCAGGACGTGCTGGCGCGGTTCGAGCGCATGCGTGGCAAGGACGTGCTCTGGCAGCCCGGCACCGACCATGCCGGCATCGCCACCCAGATGGTGGTGGAGCGCCAGCTGATGCAGCAGCAGCTGCCCGGCCGGCGCGACATGGGCCGTGCCGCCTTCATCGAGAAGGTGTGGGCGTGGAAGGCCGAATCGGGCGGCACCATCGTCAACCAGCTGAAGAAGCTCGGCGCCTCCTGCGACTGGTCTCGCGAGCGCTTCACCATGGACGAGGGCCTTTCCCGCGCCGTGCTGAAGGTGTTCGTGCAGCTCTACCGCGAAGGGCTGATCTACAAGGACAAGCGCCTCGTCAACTGGGACCCCAAGCTGATCACCGCCATCTCCGACCTGGAGGTGGTGCAGGTGGAGATGAAGGGCAATCTCTGGCACCTGCGCTATCCCATCGAGGGCGAGAAGGACCGCTTCATCACCGTCGCCACCACCCGGCCTGAGACCATGCTGGGCGACACGGCGGTGGCGGTGCATCCGGAGGACGAGCGCTACCGCGACCTCATCGGCAAGAACGTGATCCTGCCGCTGGTGGGCCGGCGCATCCCCATCGTGGCGGATGCCTATTCGGACCCGGAGAAGGGCTCGGGCGCGGTGAAGATCACGCCGGCGCACGACTTCAACGACTTCGAGGTGGGCCGGCGCCATTCCCTGCCCATGATCAACGTGCTCGACGCGGAAGCGCGCATCGACGCCACCGGCATCCGCGACGACTATGCCGAGCGCGCCGAGGCCTATGTGGACGACCCGGACGCCTCCGGCCTGCTCACCCAGTTCCAGGGCCTCGACCGCTTCGCCGCGCGCAAGCAGATCGTCGAGCTTTTGACCGGCCTCGAACTGCTGGAGAAGATCGAGCCGCACCAGAACATGGTGCCGCACGGCGACCGCTCCAATGTGGTCATCGAGCCGTGGCTGACCGACCAGTGGTACGTGGATGCAAAAACCCTCGCCCAGCCGGCGCTGGCCGCCGTGCGCGAGGGGCGCACCACCTTCGTGCCGAAGAACTGGGAAAAGACCTATTTCGAATGGCTGGAGAACATCCAGCCCTGGTGCATCTCGCGCCAGCTTTGGTGGGGTCACCAGATCCCCGCCTGGTACGATCCCTTCGGCAACGTGTTCGTGGCCGAGGATGAGGATGAGGCGTTCGAGCAGGCGCTCGCCCACAATGTCGGCAACGAAAGCCTCTCCACCGAGGAGGCCGAGGCGCTGATGGCCGACGCCGACCGGCGCGCCCAGTTCCTCACCCGCGACGAGGACGTGCTGGACACCTGGTTCTCCTCGGCCCTGTGGCCCTTCTCCACCATGGGCTGGCCGGACGAGACCGCCGAGCTGAAGAAGTTCTACCCCACCTCGGTGCTGGTGACCGGCTTCGACATCATCTTCTTCTGGGTCGCCCGGATGATGATGATGGGCCTGCACTTCATGGACGGCGAAGTTCCGTTCAAGGACGTCTACATCCATGCCCTCGTCCGCGACGAGAAGGGCGCCAAGATGTCGAAGTCCAAGGGCAACGTCATCGACCCGCTCGACCTCGTGGAGAAGTATGGCGCCGACGCCCTGCGCTTCACCCTCGCCGCCATGGCGGCGCAGGGACGCGACATCAAGCTCGCCACCTCCCGCGTCGAGGGCTACCGGAACTTCGCCACCAAGCTCTGGAACGCGGTGCGCTTCGCCCAGATGAACGGCTGCGCCCGGGTGGAAGGCTTCGACCCGGCCAAGGTGGAAGGCACCCTCAACCGATGGATCATCGGCGAGGCAACGCGTGCGACTTCAGAGGTTTCCGAGGCGATCCTCAACTATCGCTTCAACGAAGCCGCCGGCGCCGTCTACCGCTTCCTGTGGAACGTGGTGTGCGACTGGCACCTGGAACTGGCCAAGCCCCTCCTCTCCGGCCCGGATGGTGCGGCCAAGGACGAGACCCGCGCGACCACGGCCTACGTGCTCGACGTGGCCATGGCCCTGCTGCATCCCTTCATGCCGTTTCTGACGGAGGAGCTGTGGGCGGAGACCGGCAAGGACGGCCCGGCCCGCACCAGCCTGCTGGCGCTCGCCTCCTGGCCGGACCTGTCGGGTCTGGAGGCGCCGGACGCCGAGGCGGAGGTGGGCTGGGTGGTGGACCTCGTGACCGAGATCCGCTCGGTCCGCGCCGAGATGAACGTGCCGGCGGGCGCCCAGGTGCCGCTGGTGCTGGTGGAGCCGGGCGCGGAGACCCGCGCCCGCGCCGCCGCCTGGGACGACGCCATCCGCCGCCTCGCCCGCCTGTCGCAGGTCACCATCGCCGACACCGTGCCCGGCGAGTCGGTGCAGATGGTGGTGCGCGGCGAAGTCGCCGCCCTGCCATTGGCCGGTGTCGTGGACCTCGCCGCCGAGCTCACCCGCCTGCGCAAGGAAGAGGGCAAGCTCGACCAGGAGGTGGCCCGCATCGACGCCAAGCTCGGTAACGAGAGCTTCGTCGCCCGTGCGCCGGAAGAGGTGGTGGAGGCCGAGCGCGAGAAGCGGGACGAATATCTCCTGCGCAAGGAGAAGGTCCGCGCCGCCATCGCCCAGCTCTCGGGCGGGGCGGCCTGA
- a CDS encoding group III truncated hemoglobin: MNASVRPEAGQPALDGLDEEKIHRLVHLFYERVRDDVVLGPVFGGRIAADAWPVHLAKMCDFWSSVLLKSGRYDGRPLPPHLALGQDAGEIQFARWLALFRPTAVEVLPPAAAQAAIAHAERMAHSFRLAIGFHNGEDITRARPFAP; encoded by the coding sequence ATGAACGCTTCCGTGCGACCGGAGGCGGGACAACCCGCCCTGGACGGGCTCGACGAGGAGAAGATCCACCGGCTCGTCCACCTCTTTTATGAGCGCGTGCGCGACGATGTCGTGCTCGGCCCGGTGTTCGGCGGGCGGATCGCTGCCGACGCCTGGCCCGTGCACCTGGCGAAGATGTGCGATTTCTGGTCCTCGGTTCTCCTGAAGTCCGGGCGCTACGATGGGCGTCCCCTCCCGCCCCACCTCGCCCTCGGCCAGGATGCAGGTGAGATTCAGTTCGCGCGCTGGCTGGCGCTGTTCCGGCCGACGGCGGTCGAGGTCCTGCCGCCGGCCGCCGCCCAGGCGGCCATCGCCCATGCCGAGCGCATGGCGCATTCGTTCCGGCTGGCCATCGGCTTCCACAATGGCGAGGACATCACGCGGGCCCGGCCCTTCGCGCCCTGA
- a CDS encoding DUF2497 domain-containing protein yields MEEILASIRRIMADDEPPVAPRRVAGERPPAAGRPEAPTAARLPEHDPRTAPPRRPDPMPPGEARALRARPADEAGYGARAPAPPPRAAAEAPAHATRPQSAVRHPDEMSDAYASAPNGRPARSVASPQGGYGSDESVRRPAAEPEPRDFDEAPVRPARPAASVERDGALRELYAVARRESPADDGAEAQLSSRRAPAGDPDAAERRAPRPAPQAAAREDGARRRDLLSPGVDAAVAASFQSLGEVVLPHKDRTVEDLVKEILRPMLKDWLDRNLPAIVERLVKAEIERVARQPR; encoded by the coding sequence ATGGAAGAGATCCTCGCCTCCATCCGCCGCATCATGGCGGATGACGAGCCGCCCGTTGCCCCGCGGCGCGTCGCGGGCGAACGCCCCCCGGCGGCGGGCCGGCCGGAGGCTCCGACGGCGGCGCGGTTGCCGGAGCACGATCCCCGCACCGCCCCGCCGCGTCGGCCAGACCCCATGCCGCCGGGCGAAGCCCGTGCGCTGCGGGCAAGACCGGCGGACGAGGCAGGCTACGGTGCGCGGGCGCCCGCCCCTCCCCCGCGTGCCGCAGCCGAGGCGCCGGCTCATGCCACGCGCCCGCAGTCCGCGGTCCGGCACCCGGATGAAATGAGCGACGCCTACGCCTCGGCACCGAACGGGCGGCCCGCCCGTTCGGTCGCGAGCCCGCAAGGCGGCTATGGATCCGACGAATCCGTACGGCGGCCGGCTGCCGAGCCCGAGCCCCGCGACTTCGACGAGGCGCCGGTCCGTCCGGCCCGCCCTGCCGCGTCGGTGGAGCGCGACGGCGCGCTGCGCGAGCTTTATGCCGTGGCCCGCCGCGAATCGCCCGCGGATGATGGCGCAGAGGCCCAGCTATCATCGCGACGTGCCCCGGCGGGCGATCCCGACGCCGCCGAGCGCCGGGCCCCGCGCCCCGCGCCGCAGGCTGCCGCCCGCGAGGACGGCGCCCGGCGCCGCGATCTCCTCTCGCCGGGCGTGGATGCGGCCGTGGCGGCATCCTTCCAGTCCCTGGGCGAGGTGGTTCTGCCCCACAAGGACCGCACCGTGGAGGACCTGGTGAAGGAGATCCTTCGGCCCATGCTGAAGGACTGGCTCGACCGCAACCTGCCCGCCATCGTCGAGCGTCTGGTCAAGGCCGAGATCGAGCGCGTGGCGCGCCAGCCGCGCTGA
- a CDS encoding TolC family outer membrane protein, with amino-acid sequence MAYVNNPTLNSQRAGTRATDEKVPQALSGYRPTLGATASAGPEYGRQTGSGVTTSGWLWPRSFALTAAYTLFNGFTTANQTRNAESQVRGSRETLRNTEQAVLLNAATAYMNVIQAIALLDLQRQSLAAFEQELRATRDRFNVGEVTRTDVAQAEARVADAQYQVSQAIANLSSARAVYRQVIGVEPGKLSTPRSIEGMLPKNVDSVIASGLTRHPAVKASEFAVDAAVFQVKVAEGALMPNLNVQGQLSQAYDQNFSVDSLGGAAVTLNLSVPIYQGGVEYANIRQAKELASQARIEVDVNRDTIRAQAVQYWGALEASKAQIQAAQSSVAANTLALEGVREEWRVGQRTTTDVLNAQRDLTNSQSALVVAQRDRVVAAYSLIAIIGKLDAISLGLKVNVYNPTTHYEQVRDSWAGVRTPDGK; translated from the coding sequence ATGGCCTATGTGAACAACCCCACGCTCAATTCGCAGCGTGCGGGCACGCGGGCAACGGACGAAAAGGTGCCGCAGGCCCTGTCCGGCTACCGGCCCACATTGGGCGCGACCGCTTCCGCCGGTCCTGAATATGGCCGGCAGACGGGATCGGGTGTGACCACCAGCGGCTGGCTCTGGCCCCGCTCCTTCGCGCTGACCGCCGCCTACACCCTGTTCAACGGCTTCACCACCGCCAACCAGACGCGCAACGCCGAATCGCAGGTGCGCGGGTCCCGCGAGACCCTGCGCAACACCGAGCAGGCGGTGCTGCTGAATGCGGCGACGGCCTACATGAACGTCATCCAGGCGATCGCGCTGCTCGACCTGCAGCGCCAGAGCCTGGCCGCGTTCGAGCAGGAATTGCGCGCCACGCGCGACCGCTTCAACGTCGGCGAGGTGACACGCACGGACGTGGCGCAGGCGGAAGCCCGCGTGGCCGACGCGCAGTATCAGGTGAGCCAGGCGATAGCGAACCTGTCCTCGGCACGGGCGGTCTACCGGCAGGTGATCGGCGTCGAGCCGGGCAAGCTCTCCACCCCGCGCTCCATCGAGGGGATGCTTCCCAAGAACGTCGACAGCGTGATCGCGAGCGGGCTCACCCGCCACCCGGCGGTGAAGGCGTCGGAGTTCGCGGTGGATGCGGCGGTCTTCCAGGTGAAGGTGGCCGAGGGCGCGCTGATGCCCAACCTCAACGTGCAGGGCCAGCTGTCTCAGGCTTATGACCAGAACTTCTCCGTCGACTCGCTCGGCGGCGCGGCGGTCACCCTGAATCTCTCGGTGCCCATCTACCAGGGCGGCGTCGAGTACGCGAACATCCGCCAGGCCAAGGAGCTGGCCTCCCAGGCCCGGATCGAGGTGGACGTGAACCGCGACACCATCCGCGCCCAGGCCGTGCAGTACTGGGGGGCGCTCGAGGCCTCCAAGGCGCAGATCCAGGCGGCGCAGTCCTCCGTGGCGGCCAACACGCTGGCCCTGGAAGGCGTGCGCGAGGAATGGCGCGTCGGCCAGCGCACCACCACCGACGTGCTGAACGCCCAGCGCGATCTCACCAACTCCCAGTCGGCGCTGGTCGTCGCCCAGCGCGACCGCGTGGTGGCGGCCTATTCGCTCATCGCGATCATCGGCAAGCTCGATGCGATTTCGCTGGGGCTGAAGGTGAACGTGTACAACCCCACGACCCACTACGAGCAGGTGCGCGACAGCTGGGCAGGCGTGCGCACGCCGGACGGAAAATAA
- a CDS encoding ABC transporter ATP-binding protein: MVLRRLLLSDGRKHWRGYALAFLFMGLMAACTAGLAYLMNDAVNAIFVQPTPAAVWAVSGVVMALSIIKGASAYGQSITMARVGNRIVADNQKRAFDQILMQDASYFSRHHTAEISTRFTMGANGARGTLDLVVTSIGRDFLSLAMLAAVAFVQDPFLAVIALVVMPAAVIGTRKLIKRARSIFATGFTSGVKLSSIAMEVFQGVRTVKAYTLEPEMRTRAHNFIDDVEVNANRLVRTQAKSSPLMETLGGLAIGGVILYAGYNVIELGRSPGQFFSVLTALLLAYEPAKRLARLHVELVSHVMGARMLFELLDAPAPDQDAPGIPDMPRPRGQVEFRAVEFGYRPGEHVLRGLDLVAEPGQTTALVGQSGGGKSTIINLIERFYDPQGGAVLIDGVDTRTVTRSSVRASVALVSQDVYLFSGSVRENIGFGRPGAAEADIIAAARAAHAHDFIMGFEKGYDTAVGEHGTQLSGGQRQRIAIARAFLKNAPILLLDEATAALDSESEAEVQKALNELQHARTTIVIAHRLQTVVRAHRICVVEHGRVVESGTHEELIARRGRYYGFYYAQFAHEQGEGRATGEPAMDAPADTAPAPDGTRLRA; the protein is encoded by the coding sequence ATGGTGCTGCGGCGTCTCCTCCTGTCCGATGGCCGCAAGCACTGGCGTGGCTATGCCCTCGCCTTCCTCTTCATGGGCCTCATGGCCGCCTGCACCGCGGGCCTCGCCTATCTCATGAACGATGCGGTGAACGCCATTTTCGTGCAGCCGACGCCGGCCGCCGTGTGGGCGGTGTCCGGCGTGGTCATGGCGCTGTCCATCATCAAGGGCGCCTCGGCCTACGGGCAAAGCATCACCATGGCGCGGGTGGGCAACCGCATCGTCGCCGACAACCAGAAGCGCGCGTTCGACCAGATCCTGATGCAGGACGCGTCCTATTTCTCCCGCCACCACACCGCCGAGATTTCCACCCGCTTCACGATGGGAGCGAACGGCGCCCGCGGGACCCTCGACCTTGTCGTCACCAGCATCGGCCGCGACTTCCTTTCGCTGGCGATGCTCGCGGCGGTCGCCTTCGTGCAGGACCCCTTCCTTGCCGTCATCGCGCTGGTGGTGATGCCGGCGGCGGTGATCGGCACGCGCAAGCTGATCAAGCGGGCGAGGAGCATCTTCGCCACCGGCTTCACCTCGGGGGTGAAGCTTTCCTCCATCGCCATGGAGGTGTTCCAGGGCGTGCGGACGGTGAAGGCCTATACGCTCGAACCGGAGATGCGCACCCGCGCCCACAATTTCATCGACGACGTGGAGGTGAACGCCAATCGCCTGGTGCGCACCCAGGCAAAGTCGAGCCCGCTCATGGAGACGCTGGGCGGCCTCGCCATCGGCGGCGTCATTCTCTATGCCGGCTACAATGTGATCGAGCTCGGCCGTTCGCCGGGGCAGTTCTTCTCGGTGCTCACCGCGCTGCTCCTCGCCTACGAGCCGGCCAAGCGCCTCGCCCGGCTGCACGTGGAGCTGGTGAGCCACGTGATGGGCGCGCGCATGCTGTTCGAACTGCTGGACGCGCCTGCGCCGGATCAGGATGCACCCGGCATTCCGGACATGCCCCGGCCGCGCGGGCAGGTGGAATTCCGCGCGGTGGAGTTCGGCTACCGCCCCGGCGAGCACGTGCTGCGCGGCCTCGACCTGGTGGCCGAGCCGGGCCAGACGACCGCGCTGGTCGGCCAGTCCGGCGGCGGCAAGTCCACCATCATCAACCTCATCGAGCGCTTCTACGACCCGCAGGGGGGCGCCGTGCTCATCGACGGGGTGGATACGCGTACCGTCACGCGCAGCTCGGTCCGTGCCAGCGTCGCGCTGGTGAGCCAGGACGTCTACCTCTTCTCCGGCAGCGTGCGGGAGAATATCGGCTTCGGCCGGCCCGGCGCGGCCGAAGCCGACATCATCGCAGCGGCGCGGGCGGCCCATGCGCATGATTTCATCATGGGCTTCGAGAAGGGCTACGACACCGCCGTCGGCGAGCACGGGACGCAGCTGTCGGGCGGCCAGCGCCAGCGCATCGCCATCGCCCGGGCCTTCCTCAAGAACGCGCCCATCCTGCTGCTCGACGAGGCCACCGCGGCGCTTGATTCGGAATCGGAAGCCGAAGTGCAGAAGGCCCTGAACGAGCTGCAGCACGCGCGCACCACCATCGTCATCGCCCATCGCCTGCAGACGGTGGTGCGGGCACACCGGATCTGCGTCGTCGAGCACGGGCGGGTGGTGGAGAGCGGCACTCACGAGGAGCTGATCGCCCGGCGCGGGCGCTATTACGGCTTCTATTACGCCCAGTTCGCCCACGAGCAGGGTGAAGGCCGCGCGACCGGGGAGCCGGCGATGGATGCCCCCGCAGACACGGCTCCGGCCCCTGACGGGACACGGTTGCGCGCCTGA